One segment of Acidianus sp. HS-5 DNA contains the following:
- a CDS encoding adenylate kinase has translation MKMGIVTGIPGVGKTTVLSKVSEILSSEDRKYKIMNYGDYMLNTALSEGFVNNRDEMRKLPLSKQRELQLMAAKRIVEDSEKLGENGLAFIDTHAVIRTPAGYLPGLPKHVIEILSPQVIFLLESNPEDILNRQQKDKGRIRSDYADISVINETINFARYAAMASAVLVGASVKIVVNKEGDPSIAAKEIISSMM, from the coding sequence ATGAAAATGGGTATAGTAACCGGAATACCTGGAGTTGGTAAAACTACTGTATTAAGTAAGGTATCAGAGATTTTATCTTCTGAAGATAGAAAATATAAAATAATGAACTATGGAGACTACATGTTGAATACTGCTCTTTCTGAAGGTTTTGTTAATAATAGAGACGAAATGAGAAAATTGCCGTTGTCTAAACAGAGGGAGCTGCAATTAATGGCTGCAAAGAGAATTGTTGAAGACTCTGAAAAATTAGGGGAGAATGGTTTAGCATTTATAGATACTCATGCTGTTATAAGGACTCCGGCAGGTTATCTTCCTGGATTACCAAAGCATGTTATAGAAATTTTATCTCCTCAAGTAATATTTCTACTTGAGAGTAATCCTGAAGATATTTTAAATAGGCAACAAAAAGATAAAGGAAGAATTAGATCTGATTATGCAGATATAAGTGTAATTAATGAAACTATAAATTTCGCTAGATATGCCGCCATGGCATCTGCAGTATTGGTAGGTGCTTCAGTAAAAATAGTAGTTAATAAGGAAGGCGATCCAAGCATAGCAGCTAAGGAGATAATTTCTTCAATGATGTAA
- a CDS encoding 50S ribosomal protein L34e: MPKPQFRSRSYRRIHVKTPSGKSKIHFEKKKNKIAHCSKCGNPLNGVKINKVYLFSLSEKRPERPFGGYLCHKCLEDLIKMSVRGIS; encoded by the coding sequence ATGCCTAAGCCTCAGTTTAGGTCTAGGTCTTATAGAAGAATACACGTTAAAACTCCAAGCGGGAAATCTAAGATTCATTTTGAAAAGAAAAAGAATAAAATAGCTCACTGTTCAAAATGTGGGAATCCTCTAAATGGAGTAAAAATCAACAAGGTTTACTTATTCTCACTATCTGAAAAAAGACCTGAGAGACCTTTTGGCGGGTATTTGTGCCATAAATGCCTAGAGGATTTGATTAAGATGAGCGTGAGAGGAATATCATGA
- the cmk gene encoding (d)CMP kinase has translation MIIVISGPSGSGKTTVAKILSDKLKLRFVSAGQLFREMAANSGKDIIEMNKSAEKKFDIDRLIDKRILDEAEKGNVIIESHIAGWLLSGISDYTIYLWANIEERAKRISIRDKISYEEALIKIMEREQSHYFRFWKYYGIDLLDLTPFDIVINTSNLDISRIVNIILTYIGKNTFS, from the coding sequence ATGATTATTGTTATAAGTGGGCCTTCTGGTAGTGGAAAAACTACTGTTGCAAAAATTTTATCTGATAAACTTAAGCTTAGGTTTGTATCTGCAGGGCAATTATTTAGGGAAATGGCTGCAAACTCAGGAAAAGATATAATAGAGATGAACAAATCCGCTGAAAAAAAATTCGATATAGATAGACTTATAGATAAGAGAATTCTAGATGAAGCAGAGAAAGGGAATGTAATTATAGAATCTCATATAGCTGGATGGTTGCTTAGTGGAATTTCAGATTATACAATATATTTATGGGCTAACATTGAGGAAAGAGCTAAAAGAATATCAATTAGAGATAAAATTTCGTACGAAGAGGCTTTAATCAAAATCATGGAAAGAGAACAAAGTCATTATTTTAGGTTTTGGAAATATTATGGAATAGATCTCTTGGATTTAACTCCATTTGATATTGTGATAAATACTTCTAATTTGGACATTAGCAGAATAGTAAATATTATTCTTACGTACATAGGTAAGAACACTTTCAGTTAG